A genomic window from Chloroflexota bacterium includes:
- a CDS encoding deoxyribonuclease IV, whose product MAPLLGAHVPAAGGMFNAYTWANDWDCTAMQVFTKSPNQWAARTLSDDEVSRFIAAGKESGVKVVTAHDSYLINLASPDDAIRAKSRNAFRDELERCERLEIPYLVTHMGSHMGQGDDTGLAVLAASIDAIHADLRGYKVQILLEATAGQGTNLGYKLEHLSTVLHTVRENERLGVCLDTCHLFAAGYDIRDVAAYRKTMSTFKELIGFERLKCFHLNDAKFELASRKDRHERIGLGKIGREAFRLIMRDRRLSKVPKIIETPELTEKGGDDLRLLRKLADTPT is encoded by the coding sequence ATGGCACCATTACTGGGCGCGCACGTGCCCGCCGCCGGCGGTATGTTCAACGCATACACCTGGGCGAATGATTGGGACTGCACGGCGATGCAGGTCTTCACGAAGAGCCCGAACCAGTGGGCGGCGCGCACGCTGTCCGACGACGAGGTTTCGCGTTTCATCGCTGCGGGAAAGGAATCGGGCGTCAAGGTCGTCACCGCGCACGATTCGTACCTGATCAATCTGGCATCGCCCGACGATGCGATCCGCGCGAAGTCGCGCAATGCCTTCCGAGACGAACTGGAACGCTGCGAGCGGCTGGAGATCCCGTATCTGGTGACGCACATGGGCAGCCACATGGGCCAGGGCGACGATACGGGGCTGGCGGTGCTGGCCGCGTCGATTGATGCGATCCACGCCGACCTGCGCGGCTACAAGGTACAGATCTTGCTGGAAGCGACGGCAGGGCAGGGCACCAACCTGGGTTACAAACTGGAGCACCTATCCACGGTACTGCACACCGTGCGCGAAAACGAGCGGCTCGGTGTCTGTCTGGACACCTGCCATCTCTTTGCGGCCGGCTACGATATCCGCGATGTGGCGGCGTATCGCAAGACGATGAGCACGTTCAAGGAGTTGATCGGCTTTGAGCGGCTGAAGTGCTTCCACCTCAACGATGCCAAGTTTGAGCTTGCCTCACGCAAGGATCGCCACGAACGGATCGGGCTCGGCAAGATCGGGCGCGAGGCGTTCCGGCTGATCATGCGCGATCGCCGCCTGTCCAAAGTGCCGAAGATCATCGAGACGCCGGAATTGACGGAGAAAGGCGGCGACGACCTGCGGCTGCTTCGGAAGCTCGCCGACACCCCCACTTAG
- a CDS encoding ATP-binding protein, whose translation MPSIFPFTAIVGQDKMKLALVLNAINTQIGGVLVRGERGTAKSTAARALAELLPLMDVVEGCHFGCNPKRPDTFCDDCMARMRRGEELKSIKRKVSMVDLPVSATEDRVVGTLDIEKAIKRGEKHFDPGVMAAANRGILYVDEVNLLDDHVVDLLLDAAAMGVNFVEREGISFSHPAQFVLVGTMNPEEGELRPQLLDRFGLCVEIHGISDPTQRTQILSRRIEFERDPSIFIESWHAKEHEQSELIARARDLVSSVRYTENDLYQIAELTSQMEVDGHRADIVILKTATAHAALSGRDKIRSIDILAAAELALPHRLKRRPFQDTELQFQQLERKLEQARAEAAEDEARQSEDKGEAQASQEKKTTPKPATRR comes from the coding sequence ATGCCTTCCATATTCCCGTTTACTGCCATCGTGGGTCAAGACAAGATGAAGCTGGCGCTGGTGCTCAACGCCATCAATACGCAGATTGGCGGCGTGTTGGTGCGCGGCGAGCGCGGCACCGCCAAGTCCACGGCGGCGCGCGCGCTGGCCGAGTTGCTGCCGTTGATGGACGTTGTCGAAGGCTGCCACTTTGGCTGTAACCCGAAACGTCCGGACACGTTTTGCGATGATTGCATGGCGCGCATGCGCCGCGGCGAAGAGTTGAAATCCATCAAGCGCAAGGTTTCGATGGTGGACTTGCCGGTCAGCGCGACCGAAGATCGCGTGGTCGGTACACTGGATATCGAGAAGGCGATCAAGCGCGGCGAGAAGCACTTTGACCCGGGCGTGATGGCGGCCGCCAATCGCGGCATCCTATACGTCGACGAGGTCAACCTGCTTGACGATCATGTCGTCGACCTGCTGCTCGACGCCGCGGCGATGGGCGTGAACTTCGTCGAGCGTGAAGGTATCTCGTTCTCGCACCCGGCCCAGTTCGTGCTCGTGGGCACGATGAACCCCGAGGAAGGCGAACTGCGCCCGCAACTGCTCGACCGCTTCGGCCTGTGCGTGGAAATCCACGGCATCAGCGATCCGACGCAGCGCACGCAGATCCTGTCGCGCCGCATCGAATTCGAGCGCGACCCGTCCATCTTCATTGAGTCGTGGCACGCGAAGGAGCACGAGCAGTCGGAGTTGATTGCCCGCGCCCGCGATCTCGTTTCGAGCGTGCGCTACACCGAAAACGACCTGTACCAGATCGCCGAACTGACGTCGCAGATGGAAGTCGACGGCCACCGCGCCGACATTGTCATTCTGAAGACGGCGACGGCGCACGCCGCCTTGAGCGGTCGCGACAAGATCCGCTCGATCGACATCCTGGCCGCGGCCGAACTGGCGCTGCCGCACCGCTTGAAGCGCCGGCCGTTCCAGGACACCGAGCTGCAGTTCCAGCAGTTGGAGCGGAAACTCGAGCAGGCACGCGCCGAAGCCGCCGAGGACGAAGCGCGCCAGTCGGAAGACAAGGGCGAAGCGCAGGCGTCGCAGGAAAAAAAAACAACCCCGAAGCCAGCGACTCGCCGCTAG
- the truB gene encoding tRNA pseudouridine(55) synthase TruB translates to MLTGLFNLNKPVGPTSFQMIHRLRRLTGVRKIGHAGTLDPLAGGVLPICIGRAVRLSEYLMGDVKVYRAEITFGIRTTTDDREGEVIARQAVALDRAELEAMLPPFTGDIEQVPPQYAAIKVDGRPMYELARRGQTVDAAARAVHVERLTLLDWQSPVAEIEIECGKGTYVRALARDLGELAGCGAYLTGLTRTRCGAFDIAEAVSLDVLEQSPDWRAHLLPMEFGLRGWTRVDVDDAQAARVLNGMTVPWPLPEAGPALVRAHGPDGNFFAIMRADSAHACLRPEKVFKDTDADE, encoded by the coding sequence ATGCTGACGGGACTGTTCAACCTTAACAAACCGGTCGGGCCGACCTCGTTCCAGATGATTCACCGCCTGCGACGCCTGACCGGCGTGCGCAAGATCGGCCATGCCGGCACGCTCGACCCGCTGGCCGGCGGCGTGCTGCCGATCTGCATCGGCCGCGCCGTGCGCCTGAGCGAGTACCTCATGGGCGACGTGAAGGTGTACCGCGCTGAGATCACGTTCGGCATCCGCACGACCACCGACGACCGCGAGGGCGAGGTTATCGCGCGCCAGGCCGTTGCGCTCGACCGCGCCGAACTGGAAGCGATGCTGCCACCGTTCACCGGCGACATCGAACAGGTCCCGCCGCAGTACGCCGCGATCAAGGTCGATGGCCGCCCGATGTACGAGCTGGCGCGGCGCGGCCAGACGGTGGACGCGGCCGCGCGCGCCGTGCATGTCGAGCGGCTGACCCTGCTCGACTGGCAGTCGCCGGTGGCGGAGATCGAAATCGAGTGCGGCAAGGGCACCTACGTGCGCGCGCTGGCGCGCGACCTGGGTGAGTTGGCCGGTTGCGGAGCGTACCTGACCGGGCTGACACGCACGCGTTGCGGCGCCTTCGATATCGCCGAAGCCGTGTCGCTCGATGTGCTCGAGCAATCGCCCGACTGGCGCGCGCACCTGCTGCCGATGGAGTTTGGCTTGCGCGGCTGGACACGGGTGGACGTCGACGATGCACAGGCGGCGCGCGTGCTGAACGGCATGACGGTGCCGTGGCCGCTGCCGGAAGCGGGACCCGCGCTCGTCCGCGCGCACGGCCCGGATGGGAATTTCTTTGCCATCATGCGTGCCGACAGCGCGCACGCATGCCTGCGTCCGGAAAAAGTGTTCAAGGATACCGACGCCGACGAGTAG
- a CDS encoding archease: MEIYYGLPDAPLDGDSTITIGVFDGVHRGHTALIGRAIERAQESGHRAGVVTFDPHPVEVLSPGARLGYLTSIPERARLIESLGADFMLVLGFTHELSQTSARDFVRPLFEKLRMRRLVIGHDFTLGHKRQGNAAFLSALGAEWGFEVEAIRAVRLEDTVSSSTRIRQLIGAGQITAANLLLAREYTLDGALGDDGVMRVPGRRQIPADGYYQCLMSAAGRELPCAAQVEHANIRILRGGLPPGDVSLAFRRDVTAALEGSTEIEHTADVALRVEAASFPELLRQAALGMFALMCEATGIVADGTTPVSVQGVDRETVLVNWLNELLYLHEMNRVIFTDVFPIGAGNDHATGTTFGGPAGEIRKAIKAVTFHDLHVVERDGRLEATIVFDI; encoded by the coding sequence ATGGAGATTTACTACGGGCTGCCCGATGCGCCGCTGGACGGCGACTCCACCATCACCATCGGCGTGTTCGATGGCGTGCATCGCGGCCATACCGCGCTGATCGGCCGCGCCATCGAGCGCGCGCAAGAATCCGGGCATCGCGCCGGGGTGGTCACGTTCGACCCGCATCCGGTGGAGGTTTTGTCGCCGGGCGCTCGCCTCGGCTACCTGACGAGCATTCCGGAACGCGCACGCCTGATCGAATCGCTCGGCGCCGACTTCATGCTGGTGCTCGGCTTCACGCATGAGTTGTCGCAGACAAGCGCGCGCGACTTTGTCCGCCCCCTCTTTGAGAAGCTGCGCATGCGCCGGCTCGTCATTGGCCACGACTTCACGCTGGGCCATAAGCGACAGGGCAACGCAGCGTTCCTGTCCGCTCTCGGCGCCGAGTGGGGCTTCGAGGTAGAGGCGATCCGGGCCGTCCGGCTTGAGGACACTGTATCGAGCAGCACGCGCATCCGGCAGCTCATTGGCGCGGGGCAGATCACCGCCGCCAACCTGCTGCTGGCGCGCGAGTACACGCTGGACGGCGCACTCGGCGATGACGGCGTTATGCGCGTGCCGGGCCGCCGCCAGATACCCGCGGACGGATACTACCAGTGTCTCATGTCCGCGGCCGGTCGCGAGCTGCCGTGCGCGGCGCAGGTGGAGCATGCGAACATTCGCATTCTGCGCGGCGGGCTGCCGCCGGGCGACGTGTCGCTGGCTTTCCGGCGCGATGTCACGGCAGCACTGGAAGGTTCCACCGAGATCGAGCACACCGCCGACGTGGCGCTGCGCGTTGAAGCGGCGTCGTTTCCGGAGTTGCTGCGCCAGGCCGCACTCGGCATGTTCGCGCTGATGTGCGAGGCCACGGGTATCGTTGCCGACGGCACCACGCCCGTAAGCGTGCAGGGAGTCGACCGCGAGACGGTGCTTGTCAACTGGCTGAACGAACTGCTGTACCTGCACGAGATGAACCGCGTGATCTTTACCGACGTCTTCCCAATCGGCGCCGGCAATGACCATGCAACCGGCACCACCTTCGGCGGCCCCGCCGGCGAAATCCGCAAAGCGATCAAGGCGGTGACGTTCCATGACCTACACGTTGTAGAGCGCGACGGCCGGCTGGAAGCCACCATCGTTTTCGACATCTGA
- a CDS encoding VWA domain-containing protein has product MTRSQGGKRSYTKTTRKRGRYIAARPADGSTDIAFDATFRAAAPHQLARKDTSDMAVAIEMSDLQKKVRVRRAANLIMFVVDASWSMAAAERMIATKGAVLSLLNDAYQKRDHVGLLTFQKESAHLILPPTNSVELAQEALRNIPVGGKTPLSAGLLLAHETMTRELRRHPEVMPLMIILTDGAGNVSMTDLPPQEEAHRIARLLKESGIRSVVINTEHEAFDRGLAAGLARSLGGEVYTLRQLKAEEILETVRGELNFMSAEKK; this is encoded by the coding sequence ATGACCCGCTCTCAGGGTGGTAAGCGGTCATACACGAAGACGACACGCAAGCGCGGGCGGTACATCGCCGCCCGCCCGGCCGACGGCTCCACCGACATTGCATTTGACGCGACGTTCCGCGCCGCCGCGCCACACCAGTTGGCGCGCAAAGACACCTCCGACATGGCGGTCGCCATCGAAATGTCGGACCTGCAGAAGAAGGTGCGCGTGCGCCGCGCCGCCAACCTGATCATGTTCGTGGTGGACGCATCCTGGTCGATGGCGGCGGCCGAGCGCATGATCGCCACGAAGGGCGCCGTGCTCTCGCTGCTGAACGACGCATACCAGAAGCGCGACCACGTCGGCCTGCTGACGTTCCAGAAGGAATCGGCGCACCTGATCCTGCCGCCAACGAACTCGGTGGAGTTGGCCCAGGAGGCGCTGCGCAACATCCCGGTGGGCGGCAAGACGCCGCTCTCGGCCGGACTGCTGCTGGCGCACGAGACGATGACGCGCGAACTGCGCCGCCACCCGGAAGTGATGCCGCTCATGATCATCCTGACCGACGGCGCGGGCAACGTGTCGATGACCGATCTGCCGCCGCAGGAAGAGGCGCACCGCATCGCGCGCCTGCTGAAGGAGAGCGGTATCCGCTCCGTGGTGATCAACACCGAGCACGAGGCGTTCGACCGCGGCCTGGCCGCCGGGCTGGCGCGCTCGCTGGGCGGCGAGGTCTACACACTGCGGCAGTTGAAGGCGGAAGAGATCCTGGAGACCGTGCGGGGCGAACTGAACTTCATGAGCGCCGAGAAGAAGTAG
- a CDS encoding metal-dependent transcriptional regulator, translating to MPETTATAEEYLEAIYMLTDEGQTVIGARLAELLHVSAPTVTATLRRMTRDGLVRYGERKQIVLTPKGRDKAEVLMRRHRLVERWLTDVLGMGWASADAEAHRLEHALSAEVEALLNKHLGYPSTCPHGNPIPGNPPPDDAHWRPLTTCAAGQRFEIKRVAEPIENAVDVLHYVEARALIPGASGLVLDRAPSEGPLTVQIGERAVSVSHYIASNIYVV from the coding sequence ATGCCAGAGACAACCGCGACCGCCGAGGAATACCTCGAAGCCATATACATGCTGACCGATGAGGGCCAGACCGTGATCGGCGCGCGACTGGCCGAGCTTCTGCACGTCTCGGCGCCCACCGTGACAGCCACGCTGCGCCGCATGACACGCGACGGTTTGGTACGCTACGGCGAGCGCAAGCAGATCGTGCTGACGCCCAAGGGCCGCGACAAGGCCGAGGTGCTGATGCGCCGCCACCGGCTGGTCGAGCGCTGGCTGACGGACGTGCTTGGCATGGGCTGGGCCAGCGCAGACGCCGAGGCGCACCGCCTTGAGCACGCCCTATCGGCGGAAGTCGAAGCGCTGCTGAACAAGCATCTTGGCTACCCGTCCACCTGCCCGCACGGCAACCCGATTCCAGGCAACCCGCCGCCGGACGATGCACATTGGCGTCCGCTGACAACGTGCGCGGCAGGGCAGCGCTTCGAGATCAAGCGCGTGGCCGAGCCGATCGAGAACGCCGTCGACGTGCTACATTACGTGGAAGCGCGCGCGTTGATACCGGGAGCCAGCGGCCTGGTGCTTGACCGCGCGCCAAGTGAAGGTCCGCTCACCGTCCAGATTGGCGAGCGGGCCGTCTCGGTCAGCCACTACATCGCATCGAACATCTACGTCGTATAG
- a CDS encoding DUF309 domain-containing protein, which yields MNRRYPAFKDASECARCADVPCAEFLRGLEQFNRGEFFAQHETLEQLWIAERDEVRSLYKGILQIGVGFHHLLDRHNYHGATVKLESGCRWLHAFQPQCMGVDVSRLIGDTQRTLTYLRELGPARMHEFDRSLVCRVYLTGE from the coding sequence ATGAACCGGCGCTACCCAGCGTTCAAGGATGCTTCGGAGTGCGCGCGCTGCGCCGATGTACCATGCGCCGAGTTCTTGCGCGGCCTTGAGCAGTTCAACCGGGGCGAGTTCTTCGCTCAGCACGAGACGCTCGAACAGTTGTGGATCGCTGAGCGCGACGAGGTGCGTTCGCTGTACAAAGGCATCCTGCAGATTGGTGTCGGCTTTCATCATCTGCTCGATCGCCACAACTATCACGGTGCGACCGTGAAACTCGAGTCTGGTTGCCGCTGGCTGCACGCGTTCCAGCCGCAGTGTATGGGCGTTGACGTGTCGCGGCTGATCGGCGACACACAGCGCACGCTGACATACCTGCGCGAATTGGGACCGGCGCGCATGCACGAGTTTGACCGGTCGCTGGTCTGCCGGGTCTATCTAACGGGGGAATAG